One region of Aurantimonas sp. HBX-1 genomic DNA includes:
- a CDS encoding ABC transporter substrate-binding protein has product MKHLRSLGKVFPQGRLRRHLLASAIALASVAAMPATSVLAQEIRAVMHSGLRVLDPIITTAHITRNHGYMIYDTLLAVDENQTPQPQMADWTVSDDGMVYTFTLRDGLKFHDGADVKAADVVASLKRWAERDGGGQMLMGYTKSIEASDDKTVVLTLSEPFSYVIELIAKPSAVPAFIMPERMASTPGTEAVTEHIGSGPFRFVESEYEPGVRVVYEKFEDYVPRSEPASWTAGGKEVKVDRVVWVNMPDAQTALNALTSGEIDYIEQPPIDLLPLLEGNEEISVDVLNTLGYQTMGRLNWLHAPFDDVRVRRAAMLALNQTDVLGALIGNPEYYRVCASMYGCDTPLATDAGGEKMLEGSDVEGAKALLEEAGYDGTPIVLMQPTDVSSVSPQPVVAAQLLRAAGFTVDLQPMDWQTLVTRRASQAAPADGGWNMFFTNWVIPEVWNPIINPMLNGGGTEKAWFGWPDDPELEAMRKEFVQATSDEQRKEIAARIHQHAYDVVNYIPLGQYLSPTAWRNELSGVMKAPVPLFWDITKAE; this is encoded by the coding sequence ATGAAGCATCTTCGATCCCTCGGAAAGGTCTTCCCGCAAGGTCGCCTGCGCCGGCATCTGCTGGCCTCGGCGATCGCGCTGGCAAGCGTGGCCGCTATGCCGGCGACCTCCGTCCTGGCGCAGGAGATCCGCGCGGTGATGCATTCGGGCCTGCGGGTGCTCGATCCGATCATCACCACGGCGCACATCACCCGCAACCACGGCTACATGATCTACGACACGCTGCTGGCGGTGGACGAGAACCAGACGCCGCAGCCGCAGATGGCCGACTGGACGGTCTCCGACGACGGCATGGTCTACACGTTCACGCTGCGCGACGGGCTGAAGTTCCACGACGGCGCCGACGTCAAGGCCGCCGACGTGGTAGCCTCGCTGAAGCGCTGGGCCGAGCGCGACGGCGGCGGCCAGATGCTGATGGGCTACACCAAGAGCATCGAGGCGAGCGACGACAAGACGGTCGTGCTCACCCTTTCGGAGCCGTTCTCCTACGTCATCGAGCTGATCGCCAAGCCGTCCGCGGTGCCGGCCTTCATCATGCCGGAGCGCATGGCCTCGACACCCGGGACGGAAGCCGTCACCGAGCACATCGGCTCGGGTCCGTTCCGCTTCGTCGAATCCGAATACGAGCCCGGCGTGCGCGTCGTCTACGAGAAGTTCGAGGACTACGTCCCGCGTTCTGAGCCCGCGAGCTGGACCGCCGGCGGCAAGGAAGTGAAGGTCGACCGCGTCGTCTGGGTCAACATGCCCGACGCCCAGACTGCGCTCAACGCCCTCACCTCCGGCGAGATCGACTATATCGAGCAGCCGCCGATCGACCTCCTGCCGCTGCTCGAGGGCAACGAGGAGATCAGCGTCGATGTCCTCAACACGCTCGGCTACCAGACGATGGGCCGGCTCAACTGGCTGCATGCGCCCTTCGACGACGTGCGCGTGCGCCGGGCGGCGATGCTGGCGCTGAACCAGACCGACGTGCTCGGGGCGCTGATCGGCAACCCGGAATACTACCGCGTCTGCGCCTCGATGTACGGCTGCGACACCCCGCTGGCGACGGACGCCGGCGGCGAAAAGATGCTGGAAGGCTCGGATGTCGAGGGCGCCAAGGCGCTGCTCGAGGAAGCCGGCTACGACGGCACGCCGATCGTCCTGATGCAGCCGACCGACGTTTCCTCGGTCAGCCCGCAGCCGGTGGTCGCCGCGCAGCTGCTGCGCGCGGCGGGCTTCACCGTCGACCTGCAGCCGATGGACTGGCAGACGCTGGTCACCCGCCGCGCCAGCCAGGCCGCTCCGGCCGACGGCGGCTGGAACATGTTCTTCACCAACTGGGTCATCCCGGAAGTGTGGAACCCGATCATCAATCCGATGCTCAACGGCGGCGGCACCGAGAAGGCCTGGTTCGGCTGGCCGGACGATCCGGAACTCGAGGCGATGCGCAAGGAGTTCGTGCAGGCGACGAGCGATGAGCAGCGCAAGGAGATCGCGGCGCGGATCCATCAGCACGCCTACGACGTCGTGAACTACATCCCGCTCGGCCAGTATCTCAGCCCCACGGCGTGGCGCAACGAGCTGTCGGGCGTGATGAAGGCGCCGGTCCCGCTGTTCTGGGACATCACCAAGGCCGAATAG
- a CDS encoding IclR family transcriptional regulator: MTERQMDSIAPRQDTLFVSSLEKGMRVLAAFDETHSEMGLRDLAAATGLDKSATQRFANTFHRLGYLEKDPQTRRYRPAIKFLELANAFLFADETVRAAMPRLIDLRQALGETVNLALLDGDSIVYAARMPNARTSYAATIVGRRAPALNTSSGRAMLSLRPPEERRRCAEEWPMKRYTQNTVMDRMAVLRLIDEAAETGYAIGYDELLMNEVGIAAPVRGKRRTAAIQCSVSGLKWDRARIEAAIVPHLVDAANSL; the protein is encoded by the coding sequence ATGACGGAACGGCAGATGGATTCGATTGCTCCCAGGCAGGACACGTTGTTTGTTTCTTCTCTCGAGAAGGGCATGCGCGTCCTCGCCGCCTTCGACGAGACCCATAGCGAGATGGGGCTGCGCGATCTCGCGGCGGCGACCGGGCTCGACAAGAGTGCGACGCAGCGCTTCGCCAACACGTTCCATCGGCTCGGCTATCTGGAAAAGGATCCGCAGACCCGGCGGTATCGGCCGGCGATCAAGTTCCTCGAACTCGCCAACGCCTTCCTTTTCGCGGACGAGACGGTGCGGGCGGCGATGCCGCGGCTGATCGACCTGCGGCAGGCGCTGGGCGAGACGGTGAATCTCGCTTTGCTCGACGGCGACAGCATCGTCTATGCCGCCCGCATGCCGAATGCCCGCACCAGCTACGCCGCGACCATCGTCGGCCGGCGCGCGCCGGCGCTGAACACCTCCAGCGGTCGGGCGATGCTATCGCTTCGGCCGCCGGAGGAGCGCCGCCGCTGCGCCGAGGAATGGCCGATGAAGCGCTACACGCAGAACACGGTGATGGACCGCATGGCGGTGCTGCGCCTCATCGACGAGGCCGCCGAGACCGGCTACGCGATCGGCTATGACGAGCTGCTGATGAACGAGGTCGGCATCGCCGCACCGGTGCGCGGCAAACGCCGCACGGCGGCGATCCAGTGCTCGGTCTCGGGCCTCAAATGGGACCGCGCCCGCATCGAGGCCGCCATCGTCCCGCATCTGGTGGATGCCGCCAACTCGCTGTGA
- a CDS encoding YqaA family protein has protein sequence MGDPGLYGGLMLASFLAATLLPGSSEALLSGLLANGYGEPLLLVAAASFGNVTGSLANFLCGRFLARFMGRRWFPVSEAAYGQAASWFERFGLWTLLFAWVPIVGDPLTVVAGALRTPLVPFVVLVSVGKVLRYSGVAAATLWWTGG, from the coding sequence ATGGGTGATCCGGGGCTTTACGGCGGGCTGATGCTCGCCTCGTTCCTGGCGGCGACGCTGCTGCCGGGATCCTCCGAGGCGCTGCTCTCCGGGCTGCTCGCCAATGGCTACGGCGAGCCCCTCCTGCTCGTCGCCGCCGCCTCCTTCGGCAACGTCACCGGGTCGCTCGCCAACTTTCTCTGCGGGCGCTTCCTCGCCCGCTTCATGGGGCGGCGCTGGTTTCCGGTGTCGGAAGCGGCCTATGGACAGGCAGCGTCCTGGTTCGAGCGCTTCGGGCTCTGGACGCTGCTGTTCGCCTGGGTGCCGATCGTCGGCGATCCGCTGACCGTGGTCGCCGGCGCGCTGCGGACGCCGCTCGTGCCGTTCGTCGTGCTGGTCAGCGTCGGCAAGGTGCTGCGCTATTCCGGCGTCGCCGCCGCGACGCTGTGGTGGACCGGCGGCTGA
- a CDS encoding gamma-glutamyltransferase gives MNAFSRSQTVRKPAIRSAGGIVAAQSRLAAETGAAVLAEGGDAIDAAVATSFALGVLEPWMSGPAGGGAMMIWRQAEQKAYCVHYGMRSPAALDPADYPLSGEGVASDLFAWKAVVGDRNVEGAKAVAVPGVVDGIGQAHQRFGRRDWQDLLQPAIALAREGLQIDWYAALILASNTRSLARDADAAALFLEDGMWPPVPGWTALVDRRIANPAMAETLAALAERGYREFYDGDIARTLAADVQAKGGSLSAEDLAAYRATITEVARTPYRDGGFYLPGDLTAGPTIADVFSRLGAGEMTGAHRPDGGSFGAYADAFAGAYRDRLASMGDNEAPHSPACTTHFSVVDRDGNMVAMTQTLLSVFGSRVVSPSTGLLLNNGIMWFDPEPGRPNSLAPGKRCLMNVCPVIGETADARFAIGASGGRKIMPAVAQLSSFMIDFGMDLDAAFHHPRIDASGGPAVIADEALSPEIIATLAESRRVVTAPRTVYPNSFAFPAGVMRRGAENSGASEIMSPWGDAVAEPTVAGDRP, from the coding sequence ATGAACGCGTTCTCCCGCTCGCAGACGGTCCGCAAACCCGCGATCCGCTCCGCCGGCGGGATCGTCGCGGCGCAGAGCCGGCTGGCGGCGGAAACCGGCGCCGCGGTGCTCGCCGAGGGCGGCGACGCGATCGACGCCGCCGTCGCCACCTCCTTCGCCCTGGGCGTGCTCGAGCCGTGGATGAGCGGGCCGGCCGGAGGCGGCGCGATGATGATCTGGCGGCAGGCCGAGCAGAAGGCCTACTGCGTCCACTACGGCATGCGGTCCCCGGCGGCGCTCGATCCCGCCGACTATCCGCTCTCCGGCGAAGGCGTCGCGTCGGACCTGTTTGCGTGGAAGGCGGTTGTGGGCGACCGCAATGTCGAGGGTGCCAAGGCCGTCGCGGTGCCGGGCGTCGTCGACGGGATCGGCCAGGCGCATCAGCGCTTCGGCAGGCGGGACTGGCAGGACCTGCTGCAGCCAGCGATCGCGCTTGCCCGGGAAGGGCTGCAGATCGACTGGTACGCGGCGCTGATCCTGGCCTCGAACACCCGGTCGCTGGCCCGGGACGCCGACGCGGCAGCGCTCTTCCTCGAGGACGGCATGTGGCCGCCGGTGCCCGGTTGGACCGCGCTGGTCGACCGGCGCATCGCCAACCCGGCGATGGCCGAGACCCTGGCGGCGCTCGCCGAGCGCGGCTACCGCGAATTCTACGACGGCGATATCGCCCGCACGCTCGCCGCCGACGTCCAGGCCAAGGGCGGCTCGCTCTCCGCCGAGGACCTGGCGGCCTATCGCGCCACGATCACCGAGGTCGCCCGCACCCCCTATCGCGACGGCGGCTTCTATCTGCCGGGCGACCTGACGGCCGGCCCGACGATCGCCGATGTCTTTTCGCGGCTCGGCGCCGGCGAGATGACGGGCGCGCATCGTCCGGACGGGGGAAGCTTCGGCGCCTACGCCGACGCCTTCGCGGGCGCCTATCGCGACCGCCTCGCCAGCATGGGCGACAACGAGGCGCCGCACAGCCCGGCCTGCACGACGCATTTCTCGGTCGTCGACCGCGACGGCAACATGGTGGCGATGACCCAGACGCTGCTGTCGGTGTTCGGCTCGCGCGTCGTGTCGCCGTCCACCGGCCTGCTGCTCAACAACGGCATCATGTGGTTCGACCCGGAGCCCGGCCGGCCCAACTCGCTCGCGCCCGGCAAGCGCTGCCTGATGAATGTCTGCCCGGTGATCGGCGAGACCGCCGACGCACGCTTCGCCATCGGCGCCTCGGGCGGGCGCAAGATCATGCCGGCGGTGGCGCAGCTGTCCTCGTTCATGATCGATTTCGGCATGGACCTCGACGCCGCCTTCCATCATCCGCGCATCGACGCCAGCGGCGGGCCGGCGGTGATCGCCGATGAGGCGCTGTCGCCCGAGATCATCGCCACGCTCGCCGAGAGCCGCCGGGTCGTGACCGCACCGCGCACCGTCTACCCCAATTCCTTTGCCTTCCCCGCCGGCGTGATGCGCCGCGGCGCCGAGAATTCCGGCGCCAGCGAGATCATGTCGCCGTGGGGAGACGCGGTTGCCGAGCCCACCGTCGCCGGTGATCGTCCATGA
- the gcvP gene encoding aminomethyl-transferring glycine dehydrogenase, translated as MSFEYTDYEPYDFANRRHIGPSPAEMEAMLKVVGAESLDAFIDATVPASIRQKAPLEWGPAMTERQALDALRETADMNRNLVSLIGQGYHGTITPPVIQRNILENPAWYTAYTPYQPEISQGRLEALLNFQTMIADLTGLDVASASLLDEATAAAEAMAMAHRVAKAKRDVFFVDENCHPQTIAVIRTRAEPLGWSVVVGDPFTDLDATAVFGAIVQYPGTYGHVRDFGDIIAALHGEQAIAIMAADPLALALLRTPGEMGADIAIGSAQRFGVPMGYGGPHAAFMAVKDAHKRAMPGRLVGVSVDSRGNRAYRLALQTREQHIRREKATSNICTAQVLLAVMAAMYGVFHGPSGIKAIAQRVHQRAVLLAAGLEKLGYKVEPDAFFDTVTVEVGRLQRVILDAAVAGGVNLRKIGTDRIGISVDERTRPGNIETVWRAFGGDMKVADFPLTYRLPEKLLRSSAYMTHPVFHMNRAESEMTRYMRRLSDRDLALDRSMIPLGSCTMKLNATAEMLPITWPEFAELHPFVPADQALGYKALIDDLCAKLCQITGFDAVSMQPNSGAQGEYAGLLTIRAYHRENGGAERDVCLIPTSAHGTNPASAQMAGMKVVPVRTAANGDIDVDDFRAKAEQYGERLAACMITYPSTHGVFETRVAELCDIVHQHGGQVYLDGANMNALVGLARPGDFGADVCHLNLHKTFCIPHGGGGPGMGPIAVKAHLVPHLPGHPVTGGEAGPVSAAPYGSPSILPISWSYCLMMGGAGLTQATKVAILNANYIARRLRDAYPVLYAAENGRVAHECILDTRILQEKAGVSVDDIAKRLIDCGFHAPTMSFPVPGTLMIEPTESETKAELDRFCDAMLAIREEARAIEEGRSDPLDNPLKNAPHTVEDLVGEWNRSYSREQACFPPGAFRVDKYWAPVNRVDNVYGDRNLVCSCPPMEDYQEAAE; from the coding sequence ATGAGCTTCGAATACACCGACTACGAGCCCTACGACTTCGCCAACCGCCGCCATATCGGCCCCTCGCCGGCCGAGATGGAGGCGATGCTGAAGGTCGTCGGCGCCGAAAGCCTCGACGCCTTCATCGATGCCACCGTGCCGGCCTCGATCCGCCAGAAGGCGCCGCTCGAATGGGGTCCGGCAATGACCGAGCGCCAGGCGCTCGACGCGCTGCGCGAGACGGCCGACATGAACCGCAACCTCGTGTCGCTGATCGGCCAGGGCTACCACGGCACGATCACCCCGCCGGTCATCCAGCGCAACATCCTCGAGAACCCTGCCTGGTACACGGCCTACACGCCCTATCAGCCGGAGATCAGCCAGGGCCGGCTCGAGGCGCTGCTCAACTTCCAGACGATGATCGCCGATCTGACCGGCCTCGACGTCGCCAGCGCCTCGCTGCTCGACGAGGCGACGGCCGCCGCCGAGGCGATGGCCATGGCGCATCGCGTCGCCAAGGCGAAGCGCGACGTGTTCTTCGTCGACGAGAACTGCCATCCCCAGACCATCGCGGTGATCCGCACCCGCGCCGAGCCGCTCGGCTGGTCGGTCGTCGTCGGCGATCCCTTCACCGATCTCGACGCAACCGCCGTCTTCGGCGCCATCGTCCAGTATCCCGGCACATACGGGCACGTACGCGACTTCGGCGACATCATCGCCGCACTGCATGGCGAGCAGGCGATCGCCATCATGGCGGCCGATCCGCTGGCGCTGGCGCTGCTGCGCACGCCCGGCGAGATGGGCGCCGACATCGCCATCGGCTCGGCCCAGCGCTTCGGCGTGCCGATGGGCTATGGCGGACCGCACGCGGCCTTCATGGCGGTCAAGGACGCCCACAAGCGCGCGATGCCCGGCCGCCTCGTCGGCGTCTCGGTGGATTCGCGCGGCAACCGCGCCTACCGGCTGGCGCTGCAGACCCGCGAACAGCACATCCGCCGCGAGAAGGCGACCTCCAACATCTGCACCGCGCAGGTGCTGCTGGCGGTCATGGCGGCGATGTACGGCGTGTTCCACGGCCCGTCCGGCATCAAGGCGATCGCCCAGCGCGTCCACCAGCGCGCCGTCCTGCTCGCCGCCGGCCTCGAGAAGCTCGGCTACAAAGTCGAGCCCGACGCGTTCTTCGACACGGTGACGGTGGAGGTCGGGCGGCTGCAGCGGGTGATCCTCGACGCCGCCGTCGCAGGCGGGGTGAACCTGCGCAAGATCGGCACCGACCGGATCGGCATCAGCGTCGACGAGCGCACCCGACCCGGCAACATCGAGACGGTGTGGCGGGCCTTCGGCGGCGACATGAAGGTCGCCGACTTCCCGCTGACCTACCGGCTGCCGGAGAAGCTGCTGCGGAGCAGCGCCTACATGACCCACCCGGTCTTCCACATGAACCGGGCGGAGAGCGAGATGACGCGCTACATGCGCCGGCTCTCGGACCGCGACCTCGCGCTCGACCGCTCGATGATCCCGCTCGGCTCCTGCACGATGAAGCTGAACGCCACGGCCGAGATGCTGCCGATCACCTGGCCGGAATTCGCCGAGCTGCACCCGTTCGTGCCGGCCGACCAGGCGCTCGGCTACAAGGCGCTGATCGACGATCTCTGCGCCAAGCTCTGCCAGATCACCGGGTTCGACGCTGTGTCGATGCAGCCCAATTCGGGCGCGCAGGGCGAATATGCCGGGCTCCTCACCATCCGGGCCTATCACCGCGAGAATGGCGGCGCCGAGCGCGACGTCTGCCTGATTCCGACGTCGGCCCACGGCACCAACCCCGCCTCGGCGCAGATGGCCGGCATGAAGGTGGTGCCGGTCCGCACCGCGGCGAACGGCGACATCGACGTCGACGATTTCCGCGCCAAGGCCGAGCAGTACGGCGAGCGCCTTGCCGCCTGCATGATCACCTATCCCTCGACGCACGGCGTGTTCGAGACGCGGGTGGCCGAGCTCTGCGACATCGTCCACCAGCACGGCGGCCAGGTCTATCTCGACGGCGCCAACATGAACGCCTTGGTCGGGCTGGCGCGGCCGGGCGATTTCGGCGCCGACGTCTGCCATCTCAACCTGCACAAGACCTTCTGCATCCCGCATGGCGGCGGCGGGCCGGGCATGGGGCCGATCGCCGTCAAGGCGCATCTCGTGCCGCATCTGCCGGGGCACCCCGTGACCGGCGGCGAGGCCGGGCCGGTGTCGGCGGCGCCCTACGGTTCGCCGTCGATCCTGCCGATCTCCTGGAGCTACTGCCTGATGATGGGCGGCGCCGGCCTCACCCAGGCCACCAAGGTCGCGATCCTCAACGCCAACTACATCGCCCGCCGCCTCCGCGACGCCTATCCGGTGCTCTACGCGGCGGAGAACGGCCGGGTGGCGCACGAGTGCATCCTCGACACGCGCATCCTGCAGGAGAAGGCCGGCGTCAGCGTCGACGACATCGCCAAGCGACTGATCGACTGCGGCTTCCACGCGCCGACCATGAGCTTCCCGGTGCCGGGCACGCTGATGATCGAGCCGACCGAGAGCGAGACCAAGGCCGAGCTCGACCGGTTCTGCGACGCCATGCTGGCGATCCGCGAGGAGGCCCGCGCCATCGAGGAGGGCCGCTCCGACCCGCTCGACAACCCGCTGAAGAACGCGCCGCACACGGTGGAAGATCTCGTCGGCGAGTGGAACCGCAGCTACAGCCGCGAGCAGGCCTGCTTCCCGCCCGGCGCCTTCCGCGTCGACAAGTACTGGGCGCCGGTCAACCGGGTCGACAACGTCTATGGCGACCGCAACCTCGTCTGCTCCTGCCCGCCGATGGAAGACTACCAGGAAGCGGCGGAATAG
- the gcvH gene encoding glycine cleavage system protein GcvH: MLKYTKEHEWLRIEGDVATVGITPHASVQLGDLVFVELPAVGANFAKGDDAAVVESVKAASEIYAPLDGEIIEVNQAIVDDPSIVNSDPAEAGWFFKMKLADASAAAELMDEDAYNAMVGQA; the protein is encoded by the coding sequence ATGCTGAAATACACCAAGGAGCACGAGTGGCTGCGGATCGAGGGCGACGTGGCGACGGTGGGCATCACCCCGCACGCCTCGGTGCAGCTCGGCGACCTGGTCTTCGTCGAACTGCCGGCCGTCGGCGCGAATTTCGCCAAGGGTGACGACGCGGCCGTGGTGGAATCGGTGAAGGCCGCCTCGGAGATCTACGCGCCGCTCGACGGCGAGATCATCGAGGTCAACCAGGCGATCGTCGACGACCCGTCGATCGTCAACAGCGATCCGGCCGAAGCCGGCTGGTTCTTCAAGATGAAGCTCGCCGATGCCAGCGCCGCGGCGGAGTTGATGGACGAGGACGCCTACAACGCGATGGTCGGGCAGGCCTGA
- a CDS encoding beta-eliminating lyase-related protein: MTRTDRFDDLAGAGADEVQAGLAERVRGEAQRLRHERLNLYAGANILTPALAAGFDPTLSLMPFMGPPHDKEQPGSDFAASLEVLTSRLACEVFEAAWGDCRLPSCTIANLAVFACFTAPGDTILAPAASDGGHLSQRRGGTPSLFGLDIVELPFDAARQCLDALATAALIRAHRPRLVMLGRSVMLGPDTLEPVVAAARETGALTVYDLSHVAGLAAGRVFPNPLRAGVDLLTMSTYKTLAGPTGAIVAGADRETGERFARFVDGALLANQDLARLPALAGVLAEFRDGGSYARRTIELATALKAALAAAGLPVLLPGVPAQSHQVVVPIGDLDATKAAMAALERGHLLVGRCPVPGTRGAHGLRFGSQLAARIGIAPDRLTDVAAAVAALLGAARAAGEAPAEDDAAVLACRCAVAAALASAPPG; encoded by the coding sequence ATGACCCGCACCGACCGCTTCGACGACCTTGCCGGTGCAGGGGCGGACGAGGTTCAGGCCGGGCTCGCCGAACGGGTGCGCGGCGAGGCGCAGCGTCTCAGGCACGAACGGCTGAACCTCTATGCCGGCGCCAACATCCTGACGCCGGCGCTCGCCGCCGGCTTCGACCCGACGCTGAGCCTGATGCCCTTCATGGGCCCGCCGCACGACAAGGAGCAGCCGGGCAGCGACTTCGCCGCCTCGCTGGAAGTTCTCACCAGCCGGCTGGCCTGCGAGGTCTTCGAGGCGGCATGGGGCGACTGCCGCCTGCCGAGCTGCACCATCGCCAATCTCGCCGTCTTTGCCTGCTTCACCGCCCCCGGGGACACGATCCTCGCCCCGGCGGCGAGCGATGGCGGCCATCTCAGCCAGCGCCGCGGCGGCACGCCGTCGCTGTTCGGCCTCGACATCGTCGAGCTGCCCTTCGACGCCGCGCGGCAGTGCCTCGACGCGCTGGCGACCGCCGCGCTGATCCGCGCCCACCGGCCGCGCCTGGTGATGCTCGGTCGCAGCGTGATGCTCGGTCCGGACACGCTCGAACCCGTCGTCGCCGCGGCCCGGGAAACCGGCGCACTGACGGTCTACGACCTGTCGCATGTCGCCGGCCTCGCCGCCGGCAGAGTCTTTCCCAATCCGCTTCGCGCCGGCGTCGATCTCCTGACCATGTCGACCTACAAGACGCTGGCCGGTCCGACCGGCGCCATCGTCGCCGGCGCCGACCGGGAGACCGGCGAGCGCTTCGCCCGCTTCGTCGACGGCGCCCTCCTCGCCAACCAGGACCTGGCGCGCCTGCCGGCCCTCGCCGGCGTCCTTGCCGAGTTCCGTGACGGCGGGTCCTATGCGCGCCGGACGATCGAGCTGGCGACCGCGCTCAAGGCGGCGCTGGCCGCGGCGGGCCTGCCGGTGCTCCTGCCAGGCGTGCCAGCGCAAAGCCATCAGGTTGTCGTGCCGATCGGCGATCTCGATGCTACCAAGGCGGCGATGGCGGCGCTGGAGCGCGGCCATCTGCTGGTCGGGCGCTGCCCCGTGCCCGGCACGCGCGGCGCCCACGGCCTGCGCTTCGGCAGCCAACTCGCCGCCCGCATCGGCATCGCCCCGGACAGGCTGACGGATGTCGCCGCGGCCGTCGCGGCGCTGCTCGGCGCGGCGCGGGCGGCCGGCGAAGCTCCGGCAGAGGACGATGCGGCGGTGCTCGCCTGCCGGTGCGCGGTGGCGGCAGCGCTCGCATCGGCGCCGCCGGGGTAG
- the gcvT gene encoding glycine cleavage system aminomethyltransferase GcvT → MARMTDLKRTPLYDLHVSLGARLVPFAGYEMPVQYPAGIMKEHLHTRSAAGLFDVSHMGQIAIRPRSGKLRDAALALETLVPVDVAGLPEGRQRYGLFTDESGGILDDLMIANRGDHLFLVVNAACKEQDLAHLEAGLAATCTVENLPHRALLALQGPTAEAALATLAPDVAGMRFMDVRAVELVGAGCVVSRSGYTGEDGFEISVPAADAARLAQALLAIDGVAPVGLGARDSLRLEAGLCLHGNDIDTTTTPVEASLEWAIQKIRRAGGERAGGFPGADTILKQLCAGAARRRVGLRPETKAPIRAGTPLYAEEEGGEPIGAVTSGGFAPSLEAPVAMGYVPTKQAGVGTRLFAEVRGKRLPVVVTSLPFVTPGYKRR, encoded by the coding sequence CTGGCGCGCATGACGGACCTCAAGCGGACCCCGCTTTACGACCTCCACGTCTCGCTGGGTGCGCGGCTGGTGCCATTCGCCGGCTACGAGATGCCGGTGCAGTACCCCGCCGGGATCATGAAGGAACACCTTCACACCCGCAGCGCCGCCGGGCTGTTCGACGTCTCCCATATGGGGCAGATCGCGATCCGCCCGCGCTCCGGCAAGCTGCGCGACGCGGCGCTGGCGCTGGAGACGCTGGTCCCGGTCGACGTCGCCGGCCTTCCCGAAGGCCGCCAGCGCTACGGCCTCTTCACCGACGAGTCGGGCGGCATTCTCGACGATCTGATGATCGCCAACCGCGGCGACCATCTGTTCCTCGTCGTCAACGCCGCCTGCAAGGAGCAGGACCTGGCGCATCTGGAGGCCGGCCTCGCCGCCACCTGCACCGTCGAGAACCTGCCGCATCGGGCATTGCTCGCCCTGCAGGGACCGACGGCGGAAGCGGCGCTGGCGACGCTCGCTCCCGACGTTGCCGGCATGCGCTTCATGGACGTCCGGGCGGTCGAGCTCGTCGGCGCCGGCTGCGTCGTCTCGCGCTCCGGCTATACCGGCGAGGACGGGTTCGAGATCTCGGTGCCGGCAGCCGATGCGGCGCGGCTTGCACAAGCGCTGCTCGCCATCGACGGCGTGGCGCCGGTCGGGCTCGGGGCCCGCGACTCCCTGCGCCTGGAAGCCGGCCTCTGCCTGCACGGCAACGACATCGACACCACCACGACCCCGGTGGAAGCGTCCCTCGAATGGGCGATCCAGAAGATCCGGCGCGCCGGCGGCGAACGCGCCGGCGGCTTTCCCGGCGCCGACACGATCCTAAAGCAGCTGTGCGCGGGCGCCGCGCGCCGGCGCGTCGGGCTGCGGCCCGAGACCAAGGCGCCGATCCGCGCCGGCACGCCGCTCTATGCCGAGGAGGAAGGCGGCGAGCCGATCGGCGCCGTCACCTCCGGCGGCTTCGCGCCCTCTCTGGAGGCGCCCGTCGCCATGGGCTACGTTCCGACGAAACAGGCGGGAGTGGGCACCCGTCTCTTTGCGGAGGTGCGCGGCAAGCGGCTTCCCGTCGTCGTCACCTCCCTGCCCTTCGTCACGCCCGGCTACAAGCGCCGGTAG